A single window of Granulicella mallensis MP5ACTX8 DNA harbors:
- a CDS encoding acyloxyacyl hydrolase, with product MRIRVCGVVLGCLVFAGSISAQQTGAFSRKNTWTVFAEYSNTSSHIVAGAARQRKLADLGFAYTRRVVRFWGTDLSYQAELRPVMFESDPLQINRYQFTPSGISLPSPASEIQTATVVSPCQPGSGKSIFPGGTETYNTTCGRQWTFGEGFSPVGFKYSMRTRHKIQPFLIGTLGYMYTSRPVPVSDAESFNFLIDVGAGVEVFRSKTKSIAVECRVHHFSNWDTAQDNPGTDNVMYKVSYSFGK from the coding sequence ATGCGAATTCGCGTATGCGGAGTGGTTCTTGGTTGTTTAGTCTTTGCAGGGAGCATATCCGCTCAACAAACAGGCGCATTCAGCAGGAAGAACACGTGGACTGTTTTCGCGGAGTACTCCAATACCTCAAGCCATATCGTTGCGGGCGCGGCGCGGCAGAGAAAACTTGCCGATCTGGGCTTTGCGTATACGCGGCGTGTTGTGCGATTTTGGGGAACCGACCTGAGCTATCAAGCTGAACTGCGTCCGGTGATGTTTGAAAGCGATCCTTTACAGATCAACAGGTACCAGTTCACCCCTTCGGGAATCAGTTTGCCATCTCCGGCCTCTGAGATTCAGACCGCTACGGTGGTATCTCCATGCCAACCTGGTTCTGGGAAGAGTATTTTCCCAGGCGGGACAGAGACCTATAACACTACTTGCGGCCGGCAATGGACCTTTGGAGAGGGCTTTTCTCCGGTGGGCTTTAAATACTCGATGAGGACGCGGCACAAAATACAGCCGTTTCTCATCGGAACGCTCGGGTACATGTATACGAGCCGACCGGTGCCTGTTTCCGATGCGGAGTCCTTCAACTTCCTCATCGATGTGGGGGCGGGTGTAGAGGTTTTTCGTTCGAAGACGAAGTCGATTGCGGTGGAATGTCGTGTGCATCACTTTTCCAATTGGGACACGGCTCAAGACAATCCTGGAACGGATAACGTGATGTACAAAGTGTCTTACAGCTTCGGAAAATAG
- the mtnP gene encoding S-methyl-5'-thioadenosine phosphorylase — translation MSKAEIGIIGGSGLYGMAGLTEVREERVETPFGDPSDPFVLGKLEGRNVAFLARHGKGHRILPSELNFKANIYAMKKLGVTSILSVSAVGSLKEEHKPTDFVIPDQFIDRTFDRTATFFGNGVVGHVGFGDPICPIVSDVFVKACEEVGVVGKKGGTYVCMEGPQFSTRAESNLYRSWGADIIGMTNLQEAKLAREAEISYATLAMVTDYDCWREGHDDVTIEQVIAVMHQNSGNGQKVVKAAVRLMPSDLSASPAQTAAKFAIMTDKAVIPAETKAKLDVLFGKYW, via the coding sequence TTGTCGAAGGCAGAGATTGGAATTATCGGTGGCAGCGGTTTGTATGGCATGGCAGGACTTACGGAAGTACGCGAAGAACGTGTCGAGACACCGTTCGGAGACCCCAGCGACCCATTTGTCCTTGGTAAGCTCGAAGGCCGCAACGTTGCCTTTCTGGCACGGCATGGCAAGGGCCATCGCATTCTGCCAAGTGAGCTGAACTTCAAGGCCAACATCTACGCGATGAAGAAGCTGGGTGTGACGAGCATCCTGAGCGTGAGCGCGGTAGGCAGCCTGAAAGAAGAGCACAAGCCTACGGACTTTGTGATTCCCGATCAGTTCATCGACCGTACGTTCGACCGCACGGCGACGTTCTTTGGCAATGGGGTTGTAGGCCATGTGGGCTTTGGCGACCCGATATGCCCGATCGTGAGCGATGTGTTCGTGAAGGCTTGCGAAGAGGTAGGCGTCGTCGGCAAGAAGGGCGGCACGTATGTGTGCATGGAAGGGCCGCAGTTCTCGACACGCGCGGAGTCTAACCTGTATCGCTCGTGGGGTGCGGATATCATCGGCATGACCAACCTGCAGGAGGCGAAGCTCGCCCGCGAGGCTGAGATTAGCTATGCGACTCTGGCGATGGTGACGGACTACGATTGCTGGCGCGAAGGCCACGACGATGTGACCATCGAGCAGGTGATTGCAGTGATGCATCAGAACTCCGGCAACGGGCAGAAGGTCGTGAAGGCTGCCGTGCGATTGATGCCCTCGGATCTGAGCGCAAGTCCCGCACAGACGGCAGCGAAGTTCGCGATCATGACCGATAAGGCGGTTATTCCGGCGGAGACGAAGGCGAAGCTGGATGTGCTGTTTGGGAAGTATTGGTAG
- a CDS encoding PfkB family carbohydrate kinase: MAILVVGSVAFDSLETPSGKRERVLGGAATHFALAASFFTDVRVVGVVGEDFLPAHEAVLTSKGVDTTGIERAPGLSFHWTGSYVKDLNAADTLATDLNVFAEFSPKIPTSYEDSDYLFLANIDPVLQAQVRSQMPRVKMVAGDTMNYWIGAHRENLLKVLRELDVLLINDGEARMLSGESNGLRAAEKIMELGPKSLIVKHGEYGATAYFSARSFGDGVARRPFRSPTMPLGEVMDPTGAGDSFAGGFYGYIASQKTLTPEVFRTAMFYGSVMGSFAVEQFGTERLQKTTKAEIEERFAHLKEISHL; this comes from the coding sequence TTGGCGATTCTAGTTGTAGGTTCGGTGGCGTTCGATTCTCTGGAGACGCCCAGCGGCAAGCGCGAGCGGGTACTGGGCGGTGCGGCGACGCACTTTGCCTTGGCGGCAAGTTTCTTTACCGATGTGCGTGTCGTCGGCGTGGTGGGGGAAGACTTTCTTCCTGCGCACGAGGCGGTGTTGACGTCCAAGGGCGTGGATACGACGGGCATCGAGCGCGCTCCAGGTTTGAGCTTTCACTGGACGGGCAGTTATGTGAAGGACCTGAATGCAGCGGATACGCTGGCGACGGACCTGAATGTATTTGCGGAGTTCTCGCCGAAGATTCCGACGAGCTACGAGGATTCGGACTATCTCTTTCTCGCGAACATCGATCCTGTGCTGCAGGCACAGGTGCGGTCGCAGATGCCCCGTGTGAAGATGGTGGCGGGCGACACGATGAACTACTGGATCGGAGCCCATCGCGAGAATCTGTTGAAGGTGCTGCGCGAGCTGGATGTCCTGCTGATCAATGATGGCGAAGCTCGGATGCTGAGCGGAGAGTCGAATGGGCTGCGTGCGGCCGAGAAGATCATGGAGCTGGGGCCGAAGTCGTTGATCGTAAAGCATGGAGAGTATGGCGCAACCGCCTACTTCAGCGCTCGGAGCTTTGGTGATGGCGTAGCGCGGCGGCCCTTCCGTTCGCCGACGATGCCGCTGGGCGAGGTGATGGATCCGACCGGCGCAGGCGACTCGTTTGCGGGCGGGTTCTACGGTTATATCGCTTCGCAGAAGACGTTGACGCCGGAGGTATTTCGCACGGCGATGTTCTATGGCAGCGTCATGGGTTCATTCGCCGTGGAGCAGTTCGGTACGGAGCGTCTGCAGAAGACGACAAAAGCTGAGATCGAAGAGCGCTTCGCGCACTTGAAGGAGATATCTCACCTGTGA